CACCACCCCTCCCACCCCACAGTCCCCCGCACCCCCCGTATTTTTGGATCGGCTGCTGAGCTGGCTCTACCAGACGGGTGGGGGGGCCCCGGGGCGGGGGTGGGCCGCCGGGCCCCGGGGCCGTATTATGGAGGGAGCTTGGACAACGCGACGGCAGGAGGAGTGCGTGCCAGACCTCTACGACCTCGTGGTGATCGGAGCCGGCCCCGGAGGATACGTGGGGGCCATCCGTGCGGCGCAGCTCGGGATGCGCACCGCCATCGTGGAGCGCAACAAGCTCGGCGGGACCTGCCTGCACCTCGGATGCATCCCCACCAAGGCGTTGCTGCAGGTGGCGGAACTGCTGGAGGAAATACGGCGCGCCCGGGAGTTCGGGATCCGGGCGGAGGAGCCGTCCGTGGACATGGCCGCGGTTCAGCGGTACAAGGACCGGGTGGTGGAGACCCTGCATCGGGGGATTACGTACCTCATGCGCAAGAACGGGATTACGGTGTTCCACGGGAGCGCGCGCCTGATAGGTCCCGGACGGGTGCGCGTCGCGCACCACGACGGATCGGAGACGGAACTGGAGGCCCCACGGGTGCTCATCGCCACCGGTTCGGTTCCCCGCAGCATCCCCGGTGTTCCCATCGACGGAAGCAGGATCCTCACCAGCGACCACGTGGTGCACCTCCAGGAGATCCCCCGCAGGCTGGGAATCCTGGGGGCGGGGGCGATTGGGGTGGAGTTCGCCAGCATCTTTCGGACCTTCGGGAGCGAGATCGCCGTGCTGGAGCTCCTTCCCCGGGTGCTTCCGGGGGAAGACGAGGAGGTGAGCGAGGCGCTGCGCAAGGCCTTCGAGCGCCGGGGCATCAGGGTGTACACGAATGCGAAGCTCCAGGGGGTGGAACCCGCAGAGGACGGGCTGCGCCTGGTGGCCGAACAGGACGGAAAGCCCCTGCAGGTGGAGGTGGATGTGCTCCTGGTGGCCGTGGGGCGCGCGCCCTACCGGGAGGGGCTCGGGCTTGAGTCCGTGGGCGTGGAAGTGGACGAGGCAGGCTTCATCCGGACGGACGCCCGGATGCGCACGAACGTAAAGGGAATCTGGGCCATCGGGGACGTGGTGCACGCGACCCCCATGCTGGCCCATGTGGCGAGCGAGGAGGCGGTGGTGGCCGTGGAGGACATGGCGGGCGGGGATCCCAGGCCCGTGGACTACCTCTCCGTGCCCCGCTGCACCTATTCCCTGCCGGAGGTGGCGAGCTTCGGGCTGACCGAGGCCCAGGCCCGGGAGCAGGGCTACCAGGTCCGCGTGGGACGGTTTCCCTTCGCCGCGAACAGCAAGGCGAGCATCCTCGGGATCCGGGAAGGGTTTGTCAAGATCGTGGCGGATGCGCGGTACGGGGAGCTGTTGGGGGTGCACATGATCGGCCCCCGGGTGACGGAGCTCCTCCCGGAGGGAATCCTTGCCCGGAGCGTGGAGGCCACCGCGGAGGAGATCGTGCAGGCCATCCACGCCCACCCCACCCTCTCGGAGGCGGTCCGGGAGGCGGCCCTGGACGTCCTGGGCCGGGTGATCCACACCTAGGAGGCCAACGAGCCGTGACGCCGGAGATCACCACAACCCCCCAGCACAGGAGCCTGGGCCTCTCGGACGAGGATGTGCTGAGCATGTACTACTACATGATCCTGGCCCGGGTACTGGACGAGCGCATGTGGCAGCTTCAGCGGGCGGGCCGGGCCCGGTTCGTGGTCTCCGCTCCGGGGCATGAGGGCGCGCAGGTGGCCATGGTCTGGCCCCTGGATCGGGAGCGGGACTGGCTCGTCCCCTACTACCGCTCCTTGGCTGCGTGCCTGGTGAAGGGCCTCTCGCCCACGGAGATCCTCCTCTCCGTGCTCGCCAAGGCCCCGGATCCCAGCTCCGGGGGACGGCAGATGCCGGGTCACTACGGCTCCCCCCGCCTCCGAATCCTCTCGGGCAGCAGCACCGTGGGCACGCAGTACCCGCACGCCGCGGGCATCGCGTACGCGGCCAAGCTGCGGCGCACGGGGGAGGTGGTGGTGGTGTCCATCGGGGAGGGGGGCACGAGCGAGGGAGACTGGCACGAGGCGTTGAACTTCGCGGGCGTGCATCGGGTGCCCTGTGTTTTCTGTGTGGAGAACAACCGGTACGCTATCTCTGTACCGGTACGCAAGCAGATGCCGGTGGAGTCCGTGGCGGTGCGGGCCGCGGGGTACGGGATGCCCGGCGTCTCCGTGGACGGATGCGATGTCCTGGAGGCCTACCGGGTGATGAAGGAGGCCTGCGACCGCGCCCGGGAGGGGGAGGGGCCGACCCTGGTGGAGTTCCGGGTGGAGCGTCTGAGCCCCCACAGCAGCGAGGACCAGCAGGAGCGCTACCGCTCCCCGGAGGATCTGGAAGCTGCCCGCCGGCGCGATCCCATCCCCGCGTTCGGAAGTTACCTCCGGTCTGTGGGGCTGTTGGACGATGCCCGGGACCAGGCCTTGTGGGCGAGGGCCCGGCGGGAGGTGGACGAGGCCACGGAGGACGCAGAACAGGCCCCGGATCCCGATCCAGCCACCCTTACCCGGCACGTGTACCACGACCCGGACCCGGACCGGCCCGTAGATTCCGTGTACTGGTTTGGCGGGGAGTGATCGGATGCCGGAGCTGCGGTACCTGGATGCCCTGAATCGGGCCCTCCACGAGGAGATGGCCCGGGACGAGCGGGTGGTGGTGCTGGGGGAGGATGTGGGGGCGAAGGGAGGGGTCTTCGGGGTGACGGCCGGCCTCCTGGAGCGATTCGGGGAGGAGCGGGTCATCGACACGCCCCTTGCGGAGTCCGCCATCGTGGGGTGCGCCATCGGCATGGCCGTAAACGGCCTTGTGCCCATCGCGGAGATCCAGTTCGCGGACTTCCTCCACCCCGCCTTCGACCAGATTGTGAGCGAGGCGGCCCGGCTGCGCTACCGCAGCAACGGTGCGTTCGGGTGCCCCCTCGTGATCCGGGTACCCTACGGTGGTGCGCACGGCACCGCCCTGTACCACTCCCAGTGCGTGGAGGCCTTCTACGCCCACGTGCCGGGCCTGAAGGTGGTGGCGCCCAGCACCCCCTACGACGCGAAGGGAATGCTGAAGGCCGCGGTACGGGACCCGGATCCCGTGCTGTTCCTGGAGCACAAGCGCCTCTACCGCCTCCTCCGGGAGGAGGTACCGGAGGGGGATTATGAGGTACCCATCGGCCCCGCGGTGTTGCGCAGATCCGGCAAGGACCTCTCCGTATTCACCTACGGCTGGATGCTGCACGAGACCCTGCGGGCCGCGGAGATGGTGCGGGGGGAGGGCGTGGAGGTGGAGGTGGTGGAGATCCGCACCCTCCGACCCCTGGACAAGGCCACCATCCTGCGGTCCGTGGCGAAGACCAACAAGGCCCTGGTGGTCTACGAGGACAACCGGTTCTGCGGGTACGGCGCGGAGATCGCGGCCCTCCTGGCGGAGGAGGCCTTCGAGGATCTCGACGGGCCCGTCGTGCGGCTGGGCGGGCCGGACGTGCCTGCGGTGCCCTTTGCCAGGTCCCTCGAGGAGCGGTGGATGCCGGATGCGGAGCGCATCGCGGAGGCCATCCGCCGCCTCGCGTGGTACTGAGGAGCAGCGATGCCTGTGGAGGTGAGGGTGCCGCAGCTCGGGGAAACGGTCTACGAGGCCACGGTGGGGAAGTGGCTGAAGCGACCGGGGGACCGGGTGGAGCGGTTCGAGCCTTTGGTGGAGCTCATCACGGACAAGGTGAACGTGGAGATGCCCGCACCCGTGGGGGGAAGGCTGGTGGAGATCCTGGTCCCGGAGGGGCGGACCGTCCCCGCGGGGACGCCCATCGCCCTGGTGGAGGCAGAGGAGACCGCGGAACCCCCGGAGGGTCCCCAGGGGAGGCGGGGGATGCGGCTCTCGCCGCTTGTGGCCCGACTCGCCCGGGAACACGGGATCTCCCTGGAGGAGGTGGAACGGATTCCGGGGACTGGGGCGGGGGGGAGGGTGACCAAGCAGGATCTCCTCCGCTATCTGGAGCAGCGTAGGGCCCCTTCTGCCGGGGAGGTGGCGCCGGTGGGGGAGGAGCGGGAGGATCGCCTGATCCCTCTGGATCCCGTCCGCCGGACCATCGCGGAGCGGCTGAGCCGCTCCGCACTGGAGATCCCGCACGCCTACGCCCTGGTGGAGGCGGACGTCACGGATCTGGTGCGGTACCACGAGCACAACCGCGAGGACTTCGAGCGCCGGTACGGGGTCCGGCTCACCTACACCGCCTTCTTCGTGCGGGCCGCGGTGGAGGCCCTCCGGGCCTACCCCGTGGTGAACGCCCAGTGGACGGAGGAGGGGATCCGGCTGCGGGGCCGGGTGCACCTCGGGGTGGCGGTGTCCACGGAGCGGGGGTTGCTGGTGCCCGTGATCCGGGACGCGGACGAGAAGAGTCTAGTAGGAATCGCCCGGGATCTGGACCGGCTCGTGCGGAGGGCCCGGGAGGGCCAGCTCAGCCTGGAGGAGGTGCAGGGCGGCACCTTCACCCTCACCAACCCCGGGGTGTTCGGATCCATCTGGTCCATGCCCATCATCCACCATCCGCAGGCGGCCATCCTGAGCACGGATGCCATCACCAAGCGCCCTGTGGTCCGGGGGGAGGGGATCGCCATCCGGTCCGTGATGCACCTGGGACTGGCCTTCGATCATCGGGTCTTCGACGGAGAGGTGGCGGTGCGGTTTTTAAACCGGGTCAAGGAGTGCCTCGAGGCGGTGGAGCCCGTGACCCGCTAGAGGCGAGAGGAGGAAGAGCATGGCGCTCCCCACGGCAACCTCCGCACCCCTTCCACGGCCTCCCTGGCTGAAGGCGCGGCTTCCCAGCGGGCCCAACTACC
Above is a window of Armatimonadota bacterium DNA encoding:
- a CDS encoding thiamine pyrophosphate-dependent dehydrogenase E1 component subunit alpha, translated to MYYYMILARVLDERMWQLQRAGRARFVVSAPGHEGAQVAMVWPLDRERDWLVPYYRSLAACLVKGLSPTEILLSVLAKAPDPSSGGRQMPGHYGSPRLRILSGSSTVGTQYPHAAGIAYAAKLRRTGEVVVVSIGEGGTSEGDWHEALNFAGVHRVPCVFCVENNRYAISVPVRKQMPVESVAVRAAGYGMPGVSVDGCDVLEAYRVMKEACDRAREGEGPTLVEFRVERLSPHSSEDQQERYRSPEDLEAARRRDPIPAFGSYLRSVGLLDDARDQALWARARREVDEATEDAEQAPDPDPATLTRHVYHDPDPDRPVDSVYWFGGE
- the lpdA gene encoding dihydrolipoyl dehydrogenase, which encodes MEGAWTTRRQEECVPDLYDLVVIGAGPGGYVGAIRAAQLGMRTAIVERNKLGGTCLHLGCIPTKALLQVAELLEEIRRAREFGIRAEEPSVDMAAVQRYKDRVVETLHRGITYLMRKNGITVFHGSARLIGPGRVRVAHHDGSETELEAPRVLIATGSVPRSIPGVPIDGSRILTSDHVVHLQEIPRRLGILGAGAIGVEFASIFRTFGSEIAVLELLPRVLPGEDEEVSEALRKAFERRGIRVYTNAKLQGVEPAEDGLRLVAEQDGKPLQVEVDVLLVAVGRAPYREGLGLESVGVEVDEAGFIRTDARMRTNVKGIWAIGDVVHATPMLAHVASEEAVVAVEDMAGGDPRPVDYLSVPRCTYSLPEVASFGLTEAQAREQGYQVRVGRFPFAANSKASILGIREGFVKIVADARYGELLGVHMIGPRVTELLPEGILARSVEATAEEIVQAIHAHPTLSEAVREAALDVLGRVIHT
- a CDS encoding 2-oxo acid dehydrogenase subunit E2; the protein is MPQLGETVYEATVGKWLKRPGDRVERFEPLVELITDKVNVEMPAPVGGRLVEILVPEGRTVPAGTPIALVEAEETAEPPEGPQGRRGMRLSPLVARLAREHGISLEEVERIPGTGAGGRVTKQDLLRYLEQRRAPSAGEVAPVGEEREDRLIPLDPVRRTIAERLSRSALEIPHAYALVEADVTDLVRYHEHNREDFERRYGVRLTYTAFFVRAAVEALRAYPVVNAQWTEEGIRLRGRVHLGVAVSTERGLLVPVIRDADEKSLVGIARDLDRLVRRAREGQLSLEEVQGGTFTLTNPGVFGSIWSMPIIHHPQAAILSTDAITKRPVVRGEGIAIRSVMHLGLAFDHRVFDGEVAVRFLNRVKECLEAVEPVTR
- a CDS encoding alpha-ketoacid dehydrogenase subunit beta — protein: MPELRYLDALNRALHEEMARDERVVVLGEDVGAKGGVFGVTAGLLERFGEERVIDTPLAESAIVGCAIGMAVNGLVPIAEIQFADFLHPAFDQIVSEAARLRYRSNGAFGCPLVIRVPYGGAHGTALYHSQCVEAFYAHVPGLKVVAPSTPYDAKGMLKAAVRDPDPVLFLEHKRLYRLLREEVPEGDYEVPIGPAVLRRSGKDLSVFTYGWMLHETLRAAEMVRGEGVEVEVVEIRTLRPLDKATILRSVAKTNKALVVYEDNRFCGYGAEIAALLAEEAFEDLDGPVVRLGGPDVPAVPFARSLEERWMPDAERIAEAIRRLAWY